The Seriola aureovittata isolate HTS-2021-v1 ecotype China chromosome 16, ASM2101889v1, whole genome shotgun sequence genomic interval GTTCACTGAGCTCGAGTTCCTCAGTATGGTCAACGTGGGTCTGAGCTCGCTGGCCAAGCTGCCCTCACTGCCCAAACTACGCAAGGTAACACACACCGAGTGTGGTCGGTGTTCACTTCTGTCAGCTGatttctgttgtgtgttataTTTAGCTGTTTGGTTCACTGAATGTTCTGCACACAGTATCTGCAGGTCCTGGAAAACCTTATAAAGATCTTTTGAAagtattaaaaagtcttaaatgtAATGAGCAGCTGTCTTTAAGCTTGTCTACTGGTTGCTATGGCAACTGtcaaatacaacaataaaagactTTACCATCAGCAGCAATCACCTGACTGAAATCTCCTCACCTGGCACATGAGCTGAGAATTTTTAATCCAACCATGTTCTGCCACTCATCCAGGCTGCGTTCATGAAACCATTTGAAACTGTTGGAGGAACTGGAACTGTGTAATTCTGATAATAATTAACGGGTCCATGTTATCTCTGCCTGTTTTCCTTCATACTTTGACTGTTTGGTGGTTGAATCATGGTATCGAGGTGTTGAACTATTTTTTTCTATGTGGTGTTAACAGTCTGTCTTCCTGAGTCGTGTGTGGATTTAGTTGTTTAGTTTATTGTGGATCATGTGACATCCACCACAGGTGATAACACAGgtgtcttcttctctctcagttGGAGCTGAGCGACAACAACCTGTCCGGTTCTCTGGAGACTCTGTCAGAGAAATGTCCCAACCTGACCTACCTCAACCTGAGCGGGAACAAAATCAAAGAGTTGAGCAACGTGGAGGCACtggtgagaacacacacacacacacacacacactctctcagcaTCATGGATCTGTTTGTAGCTGACACTACGCTAACCTGATGTTTCCTGCTTCAGCAAAACCTGAAGAGCCTGCAGAGTCTGGACCTGTTCAACTGTGAGATCACGTCCCTGGAGGACTACAGGGAGAGCGTGTTCGAGCTGCTGCCTCAGGTCACCTACCTGGACGGCTTCGACCAGGAGGACAACGAGGCTCCAGACTCCGAGGCCGAGGACGAAGGTGGGACACTGAGTTTAGTGTAGAAACTGCTGAGTGAACGTTGTCTCTGTGTGAatattgttgtttgtctctgtgtcagtggCAGCTGGTGATTAAACAATTTGtgagaacaggaggaaaaaccAGCCCACCATGTGACTTTACACTGGTCGGCTCTTTATCTCTACTTTCTTATGTTTGACGGCACATCGTAGACCCGCCATGAGTCGAGCTGAGGAAGCGAGGCCCGAGACTGTGTCATTGGACCATGTCAGTATCGTGTTTTGGTTGTTGATTGGTCAGGGAGTACGTCCTCTGTGTTTTGGCCAATAACAGATTagtatgaagaaaaaaaaaatgaagtacaTTATATTGATATGAGACCCCACCCTCCACTGCCCCCACCATCACTTCTCAcagactgcccccccccccccccccccccccccccttcttacCTGTCCTGCAGGTGCTGAGGAGTTTGAATCAGATTTCAATAATGGATTTTTCCACAGAAGagagaacatttattttctaaatgacACTATATGTTTATTACAGCAGGTCACTGTTTGATATTTGTTGATCTCCTCTGGTCTGAACATCGTCTCTGTTCACAGATGAGGACGGCGAGGACGGGGCCGGGCCGACTGGAGACTacgatgatgaggatgatgaagaggaggacgaggacggctcagagggaggagaggtggggCTGAGCTTTCAGGTGAACCGTGGCAATCAGGTGGGCAACTCAGGCTTTGGCCGGCAGGTCAAACCACAGCCGGCTCAGACGCAGGTGTGCGTCCCCTCCCATAATGCACCTGTGCTCAACCAGGCAGAGAACAGACACTGAACAGTGGTGAGACAAAACCGCCAGCCAGTGTCAGCAGGTGACGGTCAGGTGTTAAAAGTTCTTCTTATAGACTGGTTCTCCTGCAGGTAGACGGGAagtgttttttcaaaataagcTTCAAACAGAACAGACATAACCATCTGTAGCAGATTTTTCACAATCAACTTTGTAATGATGTTTTGACAAAAGGAGACAGATGTGGAGCAGAGCAGGACCCGATGCGGCTGAATTCAGCTCTAgatataaaatgtgttgataTGATCTGATTGTGTGGTGTTAACGAGACGTGAACAACAGCATGAAGTCTGATGCTCGCGTGATTCATCGTGGAGGTTCATTTGAATGAGTCTCTGCCTGGTCTGAACTGAGCCGGTTTGGTGGGGTGACCTCAGGTGTGACCTCAGGAGTGGTGTTCTTGACCAGGTTCAGCACCAAAATGGCCGCCTCTGACACTTGACTCTGATCAGGGGGAGTAGAGCGTCTGAGAACAGACTTCTCTCCTTTGGATTAAAACCAGATACTAGTATTAGTGAATTTGACAACAATAATCAGGCAGCACAGTGTCTGTAAGAAACTCTGCAGaagtgttattattttttattttcaaaataaaatgttcaagatttcaatataaatattaatagtTAACAGTactgattttatttatctatttatttttttaaatatttttttatttcattaaaatattctttgttttttgttttttttgtttttttacactcaAACTATAATTAAGTACTTTTACAATTTAGAGAATAAACTATAGTTTTTGCCACCTTCATGGCACAATCCTGGATTGATCCAAGACGGCACCATATCTTCTATCAtcattttttatatcttttataatttgtcacatgtaaatatatttatatttttctaaacAGTTGTTGTAAAGACATTAAGAACAACGAGCTGTCAGAGTCGGTCTGATGGAGATCAGCCTGGTCACAGTGACATAGACGTGATTAATAGTAGTAGAGCTTCATTAGTGTCGTCCAATCAGAAACAAGcttcctgtcttttattttaaaagtgtcAAACTTCGGCCGACTGTAGAGAAAAAGTTAAACTGTTTCATCTTCTTCAGGAGGAcgatgaggatgaggaagactatggagaggaggaggaggaggaaggtgagtAAAACACCATGGGTATTTTGAAGATTTaattcagagtgtgtgtgttatgataTTCAGATCATAAGAGCGGCGGTTTCAGTCATTTGACATGATGGTCTTCAGACCTGTTCCAGTTGACCCTTAAAAACCCGTAGACCAAAATTTGCAGCAATGCATTAGTGGACTCATGAATGGATGacaataaaatagttttaaatattttttaccgTTTGAGTAATCAGTAGCATCACGTCTCTGAAACTTCACCTTAATGATATGAAGTTCTGTAAAGATCCTTTACGTTGGACAGTTTCTATTATCTGTTAGTAAAATAACTCATGCAGAGGTTTTAACTGaagagctgtgattggtcagaatCCTGCCGgcctcctctgattggttgactttTCTCTTGGTGCAGAGGATCAGGCAGGCGTCCagggacagaagaggaagagagacgtGGACGATGAAGGTGAAGAAGACGACGATGACGAAGACGACTAGTTCTCCGGCCGACCGCCATCCGTGTGTCGTCCTGTCCTGTTTCTGTCCGTCTCAGTCCACCTCCGGACCCGACCTCCGCCAGACAACAACCTCTGCCACTGCAGCAACCGGCAACAACAGCAGggacagcaacagcagcaacaggaacAGTGATGTCAGATAGCTCCTCCTGCGGTAGAATATCACCTCTTTATTTTAGATAATATATAAGATTTTATCAGAACTGTACCTGCTGGACTCCGTCTCCCTTTAAAACCTGGTTCAGGATCAAAGCTTCTGTCTGTCCGGTAAGTCTGTCTCCTCTCCACATCCTGAACTCTGATCCTCGTCTCAACGTTCTCTGGATGGCTGACTCTGAAGGTGAAGTCCTGGTGTGGACCGGCTCCTCGTTAGCAGAAGTTCTGGTGTGAAAACCAGGATCCAGAACACACTGGACCagatttctgtctctgcagttgGCTCTCTATcgtcttcttctcctgctcgTATGAAGCTGTTGACGACCTTTTCAAGCACAGCACTCTTCCAAAACCAGGTTTATTTGTACAAACTAGAGGGACAGGTCTCTGGTCCCACTCAGAACTTTTTATAAGAACCTTCTCTCAGCTGGAGTCCTGAGGAGCCTCCAGTCCAGACTACAAGACCCTCCGCCATCTGTTAGTCCCAGTACGACACACAGGTTGTTTTAACTAACTTCCTGCTCTCAGGTGGTGCTGCACATGTGCATTACCATAGTTACCTCACATCACCTCTCCAGATCAGTAATAGATGATtgatgagtttgtgtttttaacttaTGCTAAAATCAGATCTACTGTCATAAAACCACTACAGTACACTTTGACCCAGACTGAGACCCTGCCCTTCAAGTGGTCTCAGTCCAGTTGTTTGGTCCACAACAGAGTTTGACAGCTTTAACTCTAGACCAGACAGGTGAGCTGAGAACGCAGCTTGAGAACAATCTGATCCACAGAGACGTCTCGTTGTTACTGTTGAAATCATGCAGACCAGTTGTGGATAATCTGTAATCACCGCAGCTCAACACATCCTGGACTCAGATGTGAACTCTGGTCTGAGGATCTTGTAGTCTGGACTGGACTGAACCTGTTGTCCCAGCCCTCCACAGCTTCCTGCAAGAGCCTGACAGGAGACCTTCAAAACCACCAAAGTCTGCAGCCGTCCTGGTACAGATGTAGAGTTTCACCTCACCTCTCATGTCAGgaccttcctcttcttcttcttcttcttcttcttctttttcttcttcttcctcttcttcatagtcatcatcatcacatgctTCTCTGAGCCTTCATCATATCACTTTGTCCCTCTGAGCTTCAAACCACCATCCGCATCAAATGTGATCcacacctttttaaaaagaaccCGGTTCTTTCTGCAGCCATATCAGTCTCTGGACTCTGACGGGAGAGGAGAGCGCCCCCTTCAGGACCTCAGTGTGTCTAACACCCAATCAGGGACGTCCCATGTTTCCGTCTCCACCCGCCGTGTTGAACAGTTCAGGATCCACGTCCACGTCATGTTTCAGTCCGAACTGTCCCTGAACTGGATCAGTAGTGATCCCGTTGACTCTGCTGTCTCTGCCGCGTCTCACAGTTCCACTATATGCAGACCTGCTGTCGCTCAGGTCCACACAGGAGATCGTATTAATAATAttcccagtgtgtgtttgatttattgtAGGGATTCTACAGGGAAGATTAGGGGCGGGTGGGAGGAATTATTAGttctgatgtgtttgttttttggagttAACAGAGGCCTGTTTCTGTCCCTGATCAGAAGCTGTTGTTCTTAGTTTGATGTAAAACCGAGCAGCTCGTCCTCAAACTGCCCGTCCCTCCTGATGTCCAGACAGCCGCCGCTGTGTCACACTTTAGGCTCCACCTCCTAAAAAGGACTCACAAACGTGGTGCGTTCAGGTGCTCCTCGTCTACTCATCAGGTCAGAAATATCCAAGTTCACCAGCAGGAAGTTCCTCAAACGTTAGATGAATCCTGACAGGGAGGTCAGTTTGTTTGGGATGAAAACTGTTTACAACTCTATAcgacagaaaataatcaaaaaattaacataaaaaatttCTGTATGAAAAGTTTAATATAATGCAGATTAATTCAGATGAATAACACCAGGTTCAAGGGTTCAGTTCAAACAGGAGgtgttttatttcaggtttGTCTCTTTCAGTACCATCTTCATCATGTGATTAAGAGCTGTGATTCAGTGCAGCAGGTTAATGTGTCTCTTCGATGACAGTCAGTTTTACTTCCTGTGATGGGTTCCCTTAGACCTTGGATATAACACCCAgtcatgtctgtctctgacttAACGAGCTGGTGAGATCACCTGAATGCACTGTCATATTGACAGATGTGCAGTGGGTTATGGGATATTGAGGACTAAAGAATGCAACAGCTGTGTCTTCCAGAGTTTCTCAGTGTAGTTTACCTGTTTGAAGGGGATGGAGTCTGAAACAGGACACACCTGCGGCGTCTGTTTCAGGTGTCATGACACGGCTTCAGATTCTACTTTTTacttcctgcttcctcctgctttattaaacagcagcaaacaagaCTTGGCTGGAAATAAATGATATTGATCATCACAGAATAGACCTAAAGAAACAGATCCTCATTTATCTCCAGGTCACTCCGGTTTGTTCCTGATGAGCAGCAGACTCTGTACAGCTCTGACTTTAAACTGCTGTAAAATTTTAGCTTTTCTCTCATTTACACTCTTAAAAACAGCATCATTTTAAACACGCCCACGTGTGATTTCGTACACAAAAATACTTCACTGTGCAACAACTCAACTCGCTCGAGCTGAAGTTGTTGGACTGCGACAACAACAAACGTTTGGTCTTAACTTATAAAACTCTGCTCCTGAATCGTGGCCGGGAGTCTCTGGTTCAGGTACTCTGATTTGGCTCACGTTCAATTTTAGGTCTGAGCGTTTTTACTGTTCCAGCTGTTGAACTCATATTTCTTTATAATTTGGTTTTTtaatacaattttttaaaacactctAATGGAAACAACAGATGACAAAATGATCTCAACATGAGGTCAAATTTGGAAGCCTTAACATAATCAGTTCCAACATCAGCTGACAACTGAGccaactccatctgctgatgaaaatcatatgatatgatcaaaagctccagaacagctactaaactGACTTTTAGGGCAGATTGATTTGTCATAATTTTAtcgtgttttcatgtttctaaATACAGTTaaacttcatttaaatgaaaagtgtaTATACTGCACAGTTTTCTCATGAACAACCACTCGTTATCTGGTCGGCTTTAAATGTTGATTAGTCCTCGTCCTTCATCAGAGAGACCTGACGAGTGGTTACTGTCAGCATGAACTCCAAGCCGAAAcaaactgatcagctgattaacAGAGAAGTAATCACACGAAATTTTGACAATTGTATAATTGTCAGGCAAAAATTCTGTGGTTTCACTTAACGGTTtatcaatgaaatgaaaaactgatcagcagattaattgttAATCTTGATTTGTATGTTTGTGGGTGGGAAGCCTGTGAGGGATCTCAGGAATGACTCCTGGGGGTCCGTCGTCAAACTGCACgtctcaaataaaaatatgaaccagacaaaaacatgacataGGCATTAGGATGTGTTTAACGTGGCGTGTTGTTCTTAAGAGtgtaaaggtcaaaggtcatgtcTGTCAGACCTGCTGAGGTCGGTTTTAACTGGTTTTTAAGGCAATATTGTAAATAGACTCTCAGCTCagtttcaggtttgtttttattttgttaatgaCTTAAAtaattttacagatgtttttgttttctgcagaaAGGTGATAGTTGACCCAcgcctttgacctttgaccccagctCACTCCTGTGTCAGCTGTTAGTTTCCCTCCATCGTCCCGTCTGTGGGGACAAACTGTATTTGACTTTTCGTGTGGTGTAACAGAAACAATACTGAGggttttcaataaaaacatgaaaggaaaacaagttGTTTTCAGATCATTTGACCAGTTTCCTTCAGGTCCCTGTTGACATTATGTCAtaatttttctgtttgcatTAAACTTGTCACATTCACCCAATACAAACTATTCACCTGTTCCTCTAGACACCTACAAACACCCAAATTCATCTCCAGTCCTTTTCTAAGATTGTTAAATCTGTTAAATCTAATGTGTTAGATCCTTTAGAGTGAAGTGAAAGACATGAAGGGAAgctcaaaacaaagaaactgaaacaacaaactGTAACGTGACCCCACAACGCCGCGGGACAACATGAGGTACAGTTCagcctgtaaacaaacacacatacacagtaacacacactgtgaggACTCGGCTTCCATCTGCtgataaatatcaataaaacatgagaaacacTTCTTCtaatggagagaggaggaggggggcagaTGAAGGgtaatggaaaagaaaataatggatagaaaggagggggagaaaat includes:
- the anp32e gene encoding acidic leucine-rich nuclear phosphoprotein 32 family member E isoform X3, yielding MDMKKRITLELRSRNPAEIAELVVDNSRSADGEVEGLTDEFTELEFLSMVNVGLSSLAKLPSLPKLRKLELSDNNLSGSLETLSEKCPNLTYLNLSGNKIKELSNVEALQNLKSLQSLDLFNCEITSLEDYRESVFELLPQVTYLDGFDQEDNEAPDSEAEDEDEDGEDGAGPTGDYDDEDDEEEDEDGSEGGEEDDEDEEDYGEEEEEEEDQAGVQGQKRKRDVDDEGEEDDDDEDD
- the anp32e gene encoding acidic leucine-rich nuclear phosphoprotein 32 family member E isoform X2, whose translation is MDMKKRITLELRSRNPAEIAELVVDNSRSADGEVEGLTDEFTELEFLSMVNVGLSSLAKLPSLPKLRKLELSDNNLSGSLETLSEKCPNLTYLNLSGNKIKELSNVEALQNLKSLQSLDLFNCEITSLEDYRESVFELLPQVTYLDGFDQEDNEAPDSEAEDEDEDGEDGAGPTGDYDDEDDEEEDEDGSEGGEVGLSFQEDDEDEEDYGEEEEEEEDQAGVQGQKRKRDVDDEGEEDDDDEDD
- the anp32e gene encoding acidic leucine-rich nuclear phosphoprotein 32 family member E isoform X1 yields the protein MDMKKRITLELRSRNPAEIAELVVDNSRSADGEVEGLTDEFTELEFLSMVNVGLSSLAKLPSLPKLRKLELSDNNLSGSLETLSEKCPNLTYLNLSGNKIKELSNVEALQNLKSLQSLDLFNCEITSLEDYRESVFELLPQVTYLDGFDQEDNEAPDSEAEDEDEDGEDGAGPTGDYDDEDDEEEDEDGSEGGEVGLSFQVNRGNQEDDEDEEDYGEEEEEEEDQAGVQGQKRKRDVDDEGEEDDDDEDD